A window of the Clupea harengus chromosome 8, Ch_v2.0.2, whole genome shotgun sequence genome harbors these coding sequences:
- the mark2a gene encoding serine/threonine-protein kinase MARK2 isoform X2: MSTRATSVTRGYAVSDESHADSKGSSNSSRNRKSMSTPADDQPQVGNYRLFKTIGKGNFAKVKLARHTLTGKEVAVKIIDKTQLNSSSLQKLFREVRIMKQLNHPNIVKLFEVIETEKTLYLIMEYASGGEVFDFLVAHGRMKEKEARVKFRQIISAVQYCHQKCIVHRDLKAENLLLDADMNIKIADFGFSNKFTMGSKLDTFCGSPPYAAPELFQGKKYDGPEVDVWSLGVILYTLVSGSLPFDGQNLKELRERVLRGKYRIPFYMSTDCESLLKKFLILNPTKRGSLEQIMRDRWMNVGHDEEELKPFLEPQPDYKDPRRTEMMIKMGFASEVIQDSLINQKYNDVMATYLLLDYISNSDDETINLSLKPHPGNDLTISNSQSPSHKMQRSTSSKPNARRSDQGSSSSPKHPQGDGKHITEDYGRKTGSSTKVPASPLAMSERRRTPTPSSNSISTGTSRNPNSPHSNRATLGIHNGKDSLSTPGSRASTASAAAVLSSSSSCTSSSRPRHNKSLSTTAHPSPPDTHATQPSNTTPQRMSVASPSAHNIHSSSSAMDSTNFPRGVTSRSTFHAGQKRATRDQHPAAYAGTQGSPSLLQGHHQSRGGRPANSGIFSKFTNKFVRRNLSFRFSRRNPYEGEGRDEACRPMLPSTADKIEKGGTLGSAGDENRDTLSPTPGSGLSAAKDKPRALRFTWNMKTTSSMEPSEMMKEIRKVLDANSCDYEARERFLLQCISGNPLRDDFVQWEMEVCKLPRLSLNGVRFKRIAGTSIAFKNIASKLANDMKL; the protein is encoded by the exons TCCCATGCGGACTCCAAGGGAAGTTCCAACTCGTCCCGGAACAGGAAGTCCATGTCGACCCCGGCGGACGACCAGCCCCAGGTGGGGAACTACCGCCTCTTCAAGACCATCGGCAAGGGCAACTTCGCCAAGGTCAAACTGGCccgacacacacttacagggaAAGAG gTGGCTGTGAAGATCATAGATAAGACCCAGCTCAACTCTTCTAGCCTGCaaaag CTTTTCCGAGAGGTGCGGATTATGAAGCAGCTGAATCACCCGAACATCG TGAAACTGTTTGAGGTGATCGAGACGGAGAAGACGCTGTACCTGATTATGGAGTACGCCAGTGGAG GAGAAGTGTTCGATTTCCTTGTTGCCCAcggaagaatgaaagaaaaagaggctCGTGTCAAGTTTCGACAG ATAATCTCAGCCGTGCAGTACTGCCACCAGAAGTGCATTGTGCACAGAGACCTGAAG GCTGAGAACCTGCTGCTGGACGCTGACATGAACATCAAGATCGCAGACTTCGGCTTCAGCAACAAGTTCACCATGGGCAGCAAGCTGGACACCTTCTGCGGGTCTCCTCCCTACGCCGCCCCGGAGCTCTTCCAGGGCAAGAAGTACGACGGCCCCGAGGTGGACGTCTGGAGCCTGGGGGTCATCCTCTACACGCTCGTCAGCGGCTCACTGCCCTTCGACGGGCAGAACCTCAAG gagctgcGTGAGAGGGTTCTACGAGGAAAGTACCGGATCCCGTTCTACATGTCCACAGACTGTGAGAGCCTGCTGAAGAAGTTCCTCATTCTCAACCCGACCAAAAGAGGCAGCTTGGag CAGATCATGAGGGACCGCTGGATGAATGTGGGTCATGACGAGGAGGAGCTCAAGCCCTTCCTGGAGCCGCAGCCTGACTACAAAGACCCCAGGAGGACAG AGATGATGATAAAGATGGGTTTCGCCTCAGAGGTCATCCAGGACTCCCTCATCAACCAAAAATACAATGATGTGATGGCCACATATCTGTTACTGGACTATATCTCTAACTCAGAC GATGAGACCATCAATCTCTCCCTCAAGCCCCACCCAGGAAATGACCTCACCATCAGTAACAGCCAATCCCCCTCTCACAAGATGCAGCGCAGTACCTCATCCAAGCCCAATGCTCGCCGCTCTGACCAAG gctcCTCGTCCTCTCCTAAGCATCCCCAGGGCGACGGGAAGCACATCACTGAGGATTATGGGAGGAAAACTGGCagctccactaaagtgccggccAGCCCCCTGGCCATGAGCGAGCGTAGGAGAACCCCCACGCCCTCCTCC AACAGCATCTCTACTGGTACGAGTCGCAACCCCAACTCTCCCCATTCTAACAGGGCCACTCTCGGGATCCACAACGGCAaagacag cctgagCACCCCAGGGTCCCGCGCCTCCACAGCCTCCGCGGCCgccgtcctctcctcctcctcctcctgcacctcctcgTCCCGCCCCAGACACAACAAGTCCCTGTCCACCACCGCCCACCCTAGTCCCCCAGACACGCACGCAACGCAGCCCAg TAACACAACCCCCCAGAGAATGTCAGTGGCGTCTCCCTCCGCCCACAACATTCACAGCAGCTCTTCGGCAATGGATAGTACCAACTTCCCCCGGGGGGTGACCAGCCGCAGCACTTTTCATGCCGGCCAGAAGAGGGCGACGCGGGACCAGCACCCGGCAGCCTACGCGGGCACCCAGGGCTCCCCCTCGCTTCTGCAGGGCCACCACCAGTCCCGCGGAGGACGCCCGGCCAACTCCGGCATCTTCAGCAAGTTCACCAACAAGTTTGTGCGCAG AAATCTCTCATTCAGGTTCTCCAGAAG GAACCCCTATGAGGGCGAGGGGCGAGATGAGGCCTGCAG ACCCATGCTACCCAGTACTGCGGATAAGATCGAGAAGGGTGGCACCTTGGGCTCGGCGGGCGATGAGAACAGGGACACGCTGTCGCCCACGCCTGGCTCCGGTCTGTCGGCGGCCAAGGACAAGCCCCGCGCGCTACGCTTCACCTGGAACATGAAGACCACGTCGTCCATGGAGCCCTcggagatgatgaaggagatCCGGAAGGTTCTGGACGCCAACAGCTGCGACTACGAGGCGCGCGAGCGCTTCCTGTTGCAGTGCATCAGCGGCAACCCGCTGCGCGACGACTTCGTCCAGTGGGAGATGGAGGTGTGCAAGTTGCCCCGCCTCTCTCTCAACGGCGTGCGCTTCAAACGCATCGCCGGCACCTCCATCGCCTTCAAGAACATCGCCTCCAAGCTTGCCAACGACATGAAGCTGTGA
- the mark2a gene encoding serine/threonine-protein kinase MARK2 isoform X8, giving the protein MSTRATSVTRGYAVSDESHADSKGSSNSSRNRKSMSTPADDQPQVGNYRLFKTIGKGNFAKVKLARHTLTGKEVAVKIIDKTQLNSSSLQKLFREVRIMKQLNHPNIVKLFEVIETEKTLYLIMEYASGGEVFDFLVAHGRMKEKEARVKFRQIISAVQYCHQKCIVHRDLKAENLLLDADMNIKIADFGFSNKFTMGSKLDTFCGSPPYAAPELFQGKKYDGPEVDVWSLGVILYTLVSGSLPFDGQNLKELRERVLRGKYRIPFYMSTDCESLLKKFLILNPTKRGSLEQIMRDRWMNVGHDEEELKPFLEPQPDYKDPRRTEMMIKMGFASEVIQDSLINQKYNDVMATYLLLDYISNSDDETINLSLKPHPGNDLTISNSQSPSHKMQRSTSSKPNARRSDQGSSSSPKHPQGDGKHITEDYGRKTGSSTKVPASPLAMSERRRTPTPSSNSISTGTSRNPNSPHSNRATLGIHNGKDSNTTPQRMSVASPSAHNIHSSSSAMDSTNFPRGVTSRSTFHAGQKRATRDQHPAAYAGTQGSPSLLQGHHQSRGGRPANSGIFSKFTNKFVRRNLSFRFSRRNPYEGEGRDEACRPMLPSTADKIEKGGTLGSAGDENRDTLSPTPGSGLSAAKDKPRALRFTWNMKTTSSMEPSEMMKEIRKVLDANSCDYEARERFLLQCISGNPLRDDFVQWEMEVCKLPRLSLNGVRFKRIAGTSIAFKNIASKLANDMKL; this is encoded by the exons TCCCATGCGGACTCCAAGGGAAGTTCCAACTCGTCCCGGAACAGGAAGTCCATGTCGACCCCGGCGGACGACCAGCCCCAGGTGGGGAACTACCGCCTCTTCAAGACCATCGGCAAGGGCAACTTCGCCAAGGTCAAACTGGCccgacacacacttacagggaAAGAG gTGGCTGTGAAGATCATAGATAAGACCCAGCTCAACTCTTCTAGCCTGCaaaag CTTTTCCGAGAGGTGCGGATTATGAAGCAGCTGAATCACCCGAACATCG TGAAACTGTTTGAGGTGATCGAGACGGAGAAGACGCTGTACCTGATTATGGAGTACGCCAGTGGAG GAGAAGTGTTCGATTTCCTTGTTGCCCAcggaagaatgaaagaaaaagaggctCGTGTCAAGTTTCGACAG ATAATCTCAGCCGTGCAGTACTGCCACCAGAAGTGCATTGTGCACAGAGACCTGAAG GCTGAGAACCTGCTGCTGGACGCTGACATGAACATCAAGATCGCAGACTTCGGCTTCAGCAACAAGTTCACCATGGGCAGCAAGCTGGACACCTTCTGCGGGTCTCCTCCCTACGCCGCCCCGGAGCTCTTCCAGGGCAAGAAGTACGACGGCCCCGAGGTGGACGTCTGGAGCCTGGGGGTCATCCTCTACACGCTCGTCAGCGGCTCACTGCCCTTCGACGGGCAGAACCTCAAG gagctgcGTGAGAGGGTTCTACGAGGAAAGTACCGGATCCCGTTCTACATGTCCACAGACTGTGAGAGCCTGCTGAAGAAGTTCCTCATTCTCAACCCGACCAAAAGAGGCAGCTTGGag CAGATCATGAGGGACCGCTGGATGAATGTGGGTCATGACGAGGAGGAGCTCAAGCCCTTCCTGGAGCCGCAGCCTGACTACAAAGACCCCAGGAGGACAG AGATGATGATAAAGATGGGTTTCGCCTCAGAGGTCATCCAGGACTCCCTCATCAACCAAAAATACAATGATGTGATGGCCACATATCTGTTACTGGACTATATCTCTAACTCAGAC GATGAGACCATCAATCTCTCCCTCAAGCCCCACCCAGGAAATGACCTCACCATCAGTAACAGCCAATCCCCCTCTCACAAGATGCAGCGCAGTACCTCATCCAAGCCCAATGCTCGCCGCTCTGACCAAG gctcCTCGTCCTCTCCTAAGCATCCCCAGGGCGACGGGAAGCACATCACTGAGGATTATGGGAGGAAAACTGGCagctccactaaagtgccggccAGCCCCCTGGCCATGAGCGAGCGTAGGAGAACCCCCACGCCCTCCTCC AACAGCATCTCTACTGGTACGAGTCGCAACCCCAACTCTCCCCATTCTAACAGGGCCACTCTCGGGATCCACAACGGCAaagacag TAACACAACCCCCCAGAGAATGTCAGTGGCGTCTCCCTCCGCCCACAACATTCACAGCAGCTCTTCGGCAATGGATAGTACCAACTTCCCCCGGGGGGTGACCAGCCGCAGCACTTTTCATGCCGGCCAGAAGAGGGCGACGCGGGACCAGCACCCGGCAGCCTACGCGGGCACCCAGGGCTCCCCCTCGCTTCTGCAGGGCCACCACCAGTCCCGCGGAGGACGCCCGGCCAACTCCGGCATCTTCAGCAAGTTCACCAACAAGTTTGTGCGCAG AAATCTCTCATTCAGGTTCTCCAGAAG GAACCCCTATGAGGGCGAGGGGCGAGATGAGGCCTGCAG ACCCATGCTACCCAGTACTGCGGATAAGATCGAGAAGGGTGGCACCTTGGGCTCGGCGGGCGATGAGAACAGGGACACGCTGTCGCCCACGCCTGGCTCCGGTCTGTCGGCGGCCAAGGACAAGCCCCGCGCGCTACGCTTCACCTGGAACATGAAGACCACGTCGTCCATGGAGCCCTcggagatgatgaaggagatCCGGAAGGTTCTGGACGCCAACAGCTGCGACTACGAGGCGCGCGAGCGCTTCCTGTTGCAGTGCATCAGCGGCAACCCGCTGCGCGACGACTTCGTCCAGTGGGAGATGGAGGTGTGCAAGTTGCCCCGCCTCTCTCTCAACGGCGTGCGCTTCAAACGCATCGCCGGCACCTCCATCGCCTTCAAGAACATCGCCTCCAAGCTTGCCAACGACATGAAGCTGTGA
- the mark2a gene encoding serine/threonine-protein kinase MARK2 isoform X3: protein MSTRATSVTRGYAVSDESHADSKGSSNSSRNRKSMSTPADDQPQVGNYRLFKTIGKGNFAKVKLARHTLTGKEVAVKIIDKTQLNSSSLQKLFREVRIMKQLNHPNIVKLFEVIETEKTLYLIMEYASGGEVFDFLVAHGRMKEKEARVKFRQIISAVQYCHQKCIVHRDLKAENLLLDADMNIKIADFGFSNKFTMGSKLDTFCGSPPYAAPELFQGKKYDGPEVDVWSLGVILYTLVSGSLPFDGQNLKELRERVLRGKYRIPFYMSTDCESLLKKFLILNPTKRGSLEQIMRDRWMNVGHDEEELKPFLEPQPDYKDPRRTGQHRHEMMIKMGFASEVIQDSLINQKYNDVMATYLLLDYISNSDDETINLSLKPHPGNDLTISNSQSPSHKMQRSTSSKPNARRSDQGSSSSPKHPQGDGKHITEDYGRKTGSSTKVPASPLAMSERRRTPTPSSNSISTGTSRNPNSPHSNRATLGIHNGKDSLSTPGSRASTASAAAVLSSSSSCTSSSRPRHNKSLSTTAHPSPPDTHATQPSNTTPQRMSVASPSAHNIHSSSSAMDSTNFPRGVTSRSTFHAGQKRATRDQHPAAYAGTQGSPSLLQGHHQSRGGRPANSGIFSKFTNKFVRRNPYEGEGRDEACRPMLPSTADKIEKGGTLGSAGDENRDTLSPTPGSGLSAAKDKPRALRFTWNMKTTSSMEPSEMMKEIRKVLDANSCDYEARERFLLQCISGNPLRDDFVQWEMEVCKLPRLSLNGVRFKRIAGTSIAFKNIASKLANDMKL from the exons TCCCATGCGGACTCCAAGGGAAGTTCCAACTCGTCCCGGAACAGGAAGTCCATGTCGACCCCGGCGGACGACCAGCCCCAGGTGGGGAACTACCGCCTCTTCAAGACCATCGGCAAGGGCAACTTCGCCAAGGTCAAACTGGCccgacacacacttacagggaAAGAG gTGGCTGTGAAGATCATAGATAAGACCCAGCTCAACTCTTCTAGCCTGCaaaag CTTTTCCGAGAGGTGCGGATTATGAAGCAGCTGAATCACCCGAACATCG TGAAACTGTTTGAGGTGATCGAGACGGAGAAGACGCTGTACCTGATTATGGAGTACGCCAGTGGAG GAGAAGTGTTCGATTTCCTTGTTGCCCAcggaagaatgaaagaaaaagaggctCGTGTCAAGTTTCGACAG ATAATCTCAGCCGTGCAGTACTGCCACCAGAAGTGCATTGTGCACAGAGACCTGAAG GCTGAGAACCTGCTGCTGGACGCTGACATGAACATCAAGATCGCAGACTTCGGCTTCAGCAACAAGTTCACCATGGGCAGCAAGCTGGACACCTTCTGCGGGTCTCCTCCCTACGCCGCCCCGGAGCTCTTCCAGGGCAAGAAGTACGACGGCCCCGAGGTGGACGTCTGGAGCCTGGGGGTCATCCTCTACACGCTCGTCAGCGGCTCACTGCCCTTCGACGGGCAGAACCTCAAG gagctgcGTGAGAGGGTTCTACGAGGAAAGTACCGGATCCCGTTCTACATGTCCACAGACTGTGAGAGCCTGCTGAAGAAGTTCCTCATTCTCAACCCGACCAAAAGAGGCAGCTTGGag CAGATCATGAGGGACCGCTGGATGAATGTGGGTCATGACGAGGAGGAGCTCAAGCCCTTCCTGGAGCCGCAGCCTGACTACAAAGACCCCAGGAGGACAGGTCAGCACCGCCACG AGATGATGATAAAGATGGGTTTCGCCTCAGAGGTCATCCAGGACTCCCTCATCAACCAAAAATACAATGATGTGATGGCCACATATCTGTTACTGGACTATATCTCTAACTCAGAC GATGAGACCATCAATCTCTCCCTCAAGCCCCACCCAGGAAATGACCTCACCATCAGTAACAGCCAATCCCCCTCTCACAAGATGCAGCGCAGTACCTCATCCAAGCCCAATGCTCGCCGCTCTGACCAAG gctcCTCGTCCTCTCCTAAGCATCCCCAGGGCGACGGGAAGCACATCACTGAGGATTATGGGAGGAAAACTGGCagctccactaaagtgccggccAGCCCCCTGGCCATGAGCGAGCGTAGGAGAACCCCCACGCCCTCCTCC AACAGCATCTCTACTGGTACGAGTCGCAACCCCAACTCTCCCCATTCTAACAGGGCCACTCTCGGGATCCACAACGGCAaagacag cctgagCACCCCAGGGTCCCGCGCCTCCACAGCCTCCGCGGCCgccgtcctctcctcctcctcctcctgcacctcctcgTCCCGCCCCAGACACAACAAGTCCCTGTCCACCACCGCCCACCCTAGTCCCCCAGACACGCACGCAACGCAGCCCAg TAACACAACCCCCCAGAGAATGTCAGTGGCGTCTCCCTCCGCCCACAACATTCACAGCAGCTCTTCGGCAATGGATAGTACCAACTTCCCCCGGGGGGTGACCAGCCGCAGCACTTTTCATGCCGGCCAGAAGAGGGCGACGCGGGACCAGCACCCGGCAGCCTACGCGGGCACCCAGGGCTCCCCCTCGCTTCTGCAGGGCCACCACCAGTCCCGCGGAGGACGCCCGGCCAACTCCGGCATCTTCAGCAAGTTCACCAACAAGTTTGTGCGCAG GAACCCCTATGAGGGCGAGGGGCGAGATGAGGCCTGCAG ACCCATGCTACCCAGTACTGCGGATAAGATCGAGAAGGGTGGCACCTTGGGCTCGGCGGGCGATGAGAACAGGGACACGCTGTCGCCCACGCCTGGCTCCGGTCTGTCGGCGGCCAAGGACAAGCCCCGCGCGCTACGCTTCACCTGGAACATGAAGACCACGTCGTCCATGGAGCCCTcggagatgatgaaggagatCCGGAAGGTTCTGGACGCCAACAGCTGCGACTACGAGGCGCGCGAGCGCTTCCTGTTGCAGTGCATCAGCGGCAACCCGCTGCGCGACGACTTCGTCCAGTGGGAGATGGAGGTGTGCAAGTTGCCCCGCCTCTCTCTCAACGGCGTGCGCTTCAAACGCATCGCCGGCACCTCCATCGCCTTCAAGAACATCGCCTCCAAGCTTGCCAACGACATGAAGCTGTGA
- the mark2a gene encoding serine/threonine-protein kinase MARK2 isoform X4, whose protein sequence is MSTRATSVTRGYAVSDESHADSKGSSNSSRNRKSMSTPADDQPQVGNYRLFKTIGKGNFAKVKLARHTLTGKEVAVKIIDKTQLNSSSLQKLFREVRIMKQLNHPNIVKLFEVIETEKTLYLIMEYASGGEVFDFLVAHGRMKEKEARVKFRQIISAVQYCHQKCIVHRDLKAENLLLDADMNIKIADFGFSNKFTMGSKLDTFCGSPPYAAPELFQGKKYDGPEVDVWSLGVILYTLVSGSLPFDGQNLKELRERVLRGKYRIPFYMSTDCESLLKKFLILNPTKRGSLEQIMRDRWMNVGHDEEELKPFLEPQPDYKDPRRTGQHRHEMMIKMGFASEVIQDSLINQKYNDVMATYLLLDYISNSDDETINLSLKPHPGNDLTISNSQSPSHKMQRSTSSKPNARRSDQGSSSSPKHPQGDGKHITEDYGRKTGSSTKVPASPLAMSERRRTPTPSSNSISTGTSRNPNSPHSNRATLGIHNGKDSLSTPGSRASTASAAAVLSSSSSCTSSSRPRHNKSLSTTAHPSPPDTHATQPSNTTPQRMSVASPSAHNIHSSSSAMDSTNFPRGVTSRSTFHAGQKRATRDQHPAAYAGTQGSPSLLQGHHQSRGGRPANSGIFSKFTNKFVRRNLSFRFSRRPMLPSTADKIEKGGTLGSAGDENRDTLSPTPGSGLSAAKDKPRALRFTWNMKTTSSMEPSEMMKEIRKVLDANSCDYEARERFLLQCISGNPLRDDFVQWEMEVCKLPRLSLNGVRFKRIAGTSIAFKNIASKLANDMKL, encoded by the exons TCCCATGCGGACTCCAAGGGAAGTTCCAACTCGTCCCGGAACAGGAAGTCCATGTCGACCCCGGCGGACGACCAGCCCCAGGTGGGGAACTACCGCCTCTTCAAGACCATCGGCAAGGGCAACTTCGCCAAGGTCAAACTGGCccgacacacacttacagggaAAGAG gTGGCTGTGAAGATCATAGATAAGACCCAGCTCAACTCTTCTAGCCTGCaaaag CTTTTCCGAGAGGTGCGGATTATGAAGCAGCTGAATCACCCGAACATCG TGAAACTGTTTGAGGTGATCGAGACGGAGAAGACGCTGTACCTGATTATGGAGTACGCCAGTGGAG GAGAAGTGTTCGATTTCCTTGTTGCCCAcggaagaatgaaagaaaaagaggctCGTGTCAAGTTTCGACAG ATAATCTCAGCCGTGCAGTACTGCCACCAGAAGTGCATTGTGCACAGAGACCTGAAG GCTGAGAACCTGCTGCTGGACGCTGACATGAACATCAAGATCGCAGACTTCGGCTTCAGCAACAAGTTCACCATGGGCAGCAAGCTGGACACCTTCTGCGGGTCTCCTCCCTACGCCGCCCCGGAGCTCTTCCAGGGCAAGAAGTACGACGGCCCCGAGGTGGACGTCTGGAGCCTGGGGGTCATCCTCTACACGCTCGTCAGCGGCTCACTGCCCTTCGACGGGCAGAACCTCAAG gagctgcGTGAGAGGGTTCTACGAGGAAAGTACCGGATCCCGTTCTACATGTCCACAGACTGTGAGAGCCTGCTGAAGAAGTTCCTCATTCTCAACCCGACCAAAAGAGGCAGCTTGGag CAGATCATGAGGGACCGCTGGATGAATGTGGGTCATGACGAGGAGGAGCTCAAGCCCTTCCTGGAGCCGCAGCCTGACTACAAAGACCCCAGGAGGACAGGTCAGCACCGCCACG AGATGATGATAAAGATGGGTTTCGCCTCAGAGGTCATCCAGGACTCCCTCATCAACCAAAAATACAATGATGTGATGGCCACATATCTGTTACTGGACTATATCTCTAACTCAGAC GATGAGACCATCAATCTCTCCCTCAAGCCCCACCCAGGAAATGACCTCACCATCAGTAACAGCCAATCCCCCTCTCACAAGATGCAGCGCAGTACCTCATCCAAGCCCAATGCTCGCCGCTCTGACCAAG gctcCTCGTCCTCTCCTAAGCATCCCCAGGGCGACGGGAAGCACATCACTGAGGATTATGGGAGGAAAACTGGCagctccactaaagtgccggccAGCCCCCTGGCCATGAGCGAGCGTAGGAGAACCCCCACGCCCTCCTCC AACAGCATCTCTACTGGTACGAGTCGCAACCCCAACTCTCCCCATTCTAACAGGGCCACTCTCGGGATCCACAACGGCAaagacag cctgagCACCCCAGGGTCCCGCGCCTCCACAGCCTCCGCGGCCgccgtcctctcctcctcctcctcctgcacctcctcgTCCCGCCCCAGACACAACAAGTCCCTGTCCACCACCGCCCACCCTAGTCCCCCAGACACGCACGCAACGCAGCCCAg TAACACAACCCCCCAGAGAATGTCAGTGGCGTCTCCCTCCGCCCACAACATTCACAGCAGCTCTTCGGCAATGGATAGTACCAACTTCCCCCGGGGGGTGACCAGCCGCAGCACTTTTCATGCCGGCCAGAAGAGGGCGACGCGGGACCAGCACCCGGCAGCCTACGCGGGCACCCAGGGCTCCCCCTCGCTTCTGCAGGGCCACCACCAGTCCCGCGGAGGACGCCCGGCCAACTCCGGCATCTTCAGCAAGTTCACCAACAAGTTTGTGCGCAG AAATCTCTCATTCAGGTTCTCCAGAAG ACCCATGCTACCCAGTACTGCGGATAAGATCGAGAAGGGTGGCACCTTGGGCTCGGCGGGCGATGAGAACAGGGACACGCTGTCGCCCACGCCTGGCTCCGGTCTGTCGGCGGCCAAGGACAAGCCCCGCGCGCTACGCTTCACCTGGAACATGAAGACCACGTCGTCCATGGAGCCCTcggagatgatgaaggagatCCGGAAGGTTCTGGACGCCAACAGCTGCGACTACGAGGCGCGCGAGCGCTTCCTGTTGCAGTGCATCAGCGGCAACCCGCTGCGCGACGACTTCGTCCAGTGGGAGATGGAGGTGTGCAAGTTGCCCCGCCTCTCTCTCAACGGCGTGCGCTTCAAACGCATCGCCGGCACCTCCATCGCCTTCAAGAACATCGCCTCCAAGCTTGCCAACGACATGAAGCTGTGA